The sequence ATAGAAAAACAATGTTAGGCTCATGAGCATTTAAAAGCTTCCCGAGTTGTTGTCTAGTAGTTTTGGTTCTTGGTCCCTGccaatttcaaaataaaatactaatgaattttcagaaataaaaaattatttggtAAGCAAAGTTTGGAAAAAGTATAATTTTAGCATAAAATTTAAAATTCAGGGACACCTGCAATGTGGATATTTGATCAGGATGTAACCAAACATAAGAAAATAATAGGGTGTTTGAAAAAGCCTGGGTAGCTCCCTTAATTTTCCTCACGGAAGGAGATTCTGAGATATTCCTTTTCTGAGCATTAGCCATTGCACACTCGGACTTAGCAGCAAAAGATTTCCGAGCTCTAGGGCTTTTGGTTAATTTTGATTTTCCCATCTTGTCAGGATTCTAGCCGCCATTGAAATCAGCTAGCTGAATGGGGAACTGGTTCAATTCCTTAGGAGAAGTGGAATTAAGTTCTAAGGAGTTTTACTTCTacactaaagaggtgctccactgtATACTCATGTCCATgcgtgtataccatgcaccaagtccatcttctatttgttattatttttggcgaatttttctttaagaaattaattccaaaaatattttcttaagagttttatttgtgggaaattccttttaggagtttaacttgtttttgaagaaaacaaaaacctaacttgatttgcaagtatctcatcttataaatatgactcgaaattctgttttcaaaacacacaagcagcgactatatctaggtctacttttttttttcttcttcttatattttgtgcggcgttttacttccatcactgttgctgagttcaagagtgggtaacttgcgtcgtgctaactcaagttatatcgggcagtcttatcctggacacattttcgcatgttggggtttagcattacttcagagtatacctgcgaactaatgtgttaaggacagcttgttgaacctgtgattctgccctcatcaatttgttcgtggtagagttgtttgatacggttccttatatttattgtttgatacatctgacgtttcttttaTTGTTACAAGATTCCAACAATGAAAACCAAAATCCGTATcaaatccaaaaagaaaatcacCGTTGTTTAAAGATCTTAAGGCCACAAAATTTCTAACCAACCCAAAATACTTTTTCAGGTCAATGGTGAAAAGCTTATTCCAATAAGATTTTTTCACTCTGTTGTCGTCCTTCAACTCCCacacctcaacaccactattaggATAAACAACCACATATGCAAAGAGACCCTCCCAATGCACACAGACTTGTTCTGAACTCTGCATGACATGACAAGTCGGGCCATGACATCTCTTGGAATATCTCTTTCTCGAAATCaaaataaaggataactctaCGATATGTTTCATCATCAGCTTTACGTATTGCTTCATAGTGAAAAACTCCATTAACGGGCACCTGAGCTGCACCAGGCGGGCGGTAAACATTATAAGGAATGGTGTCGAGTGGTATCCATATATGTGATCCTAGGGTATAGCGGTAAACTTCAGACTGCCGAATTCGAGACTCTAATTGACGGCGCCTTTGATAAGTATTACCACATTGAAATTCCTAGTCTTATAATCATAACCAAACCCACCTTCAATGCAATAGTCTTCGGAGAAATCTTCGGTTGTAAATGGTGGCCTTGGTGGTGCTTCAGGTAAATCTATATACTCATTTGTGGATGGGTTCCAAAGGAAAAGGTTAGATATGTCGACAGGTTTCATGCAAATCAAACCATTACAATGTCCAAGAAAGCCAAGCGAAAGACTATAATTATGGTTTGCCACAAATGGGAGATTTTTATTAACACAACTAGTACATGTAGGTGATAATGGATCATAATCTATGGTGTAGACTTCATCCTGAAAAGTTTTAGGATTCCATGAATGATGAAGCATAAGACTTAATCTGTTTATCTCAGTAGCGTGATCTAAGTGCATTTGAACAAACTTACTTTCATTCAATAACTTGTACCAAGTCTTGTTTACACACCGGAATCGCCCAATTGTCTTGACGGGTGACCTAACACATATATCCAACATGATTTCATCCGGGAGGTTCACCATCGCTGAAATTACAAGAAATATCCTTTATTTTCAAGTACTAGTTGTTTCTTTGATAATCAATAATTAAAGCAACCCCTGATTCAAGCAGAAAAAAATTTGGAGAGAAGCAGCGCAAAAACAAagacaataaaaataaaagtgaaaatTAGAGATTGGAAGAGTTTGTTCATACCAGAAAAAGTCGAGGTCGATCGGATGAATCTGAAAAGCGATACAAAACTAAGGTTTCATTCTGTTTAgactttttttttgggggggggggggggcgggagggggggggggg comes from Papaver somniferum cultivar HN1 chromosome 7, ASM357369v1, whole genome shotgun sequence and encodes:
- the LOC113293897 gene encoding putative F-box/kelch-repeat protein At3g17540, with the translated sequence MVNLPDEIMLDICVRSPVKTIGRFRCVNKTWYKLLNESKFVQMHLDHATEINRLSLMLHHSWNPKTFQDEVYTIDYDPLSPTCTSCVNKNLPFVANHNYSLSLGFLGHCNGLICMKPVDISNLFLWNPSTNEYIDLPEAPPRPPFTTEDFSEDYCIEGGFGYDYKTRNFNVSSEQVCVHWEGLFAYVVVYPNSGVEVWELKDDNRVKKSYWNKLFTIDLKKYFGLGPRTKTTRQQLGKLLNAHEPNIVFLSETKNTNDYVKNILNKSIFYNVACQALVGIAGGLVVAWDNSVKLTISYQDDNQINFHVWDEKTKSNWVLTCMYGVFIKTIGKPTFGKWSIIWARI